One window of the Klebsiella sp. WP3-W18-ESBL-02 genome contains the following:
- a CDS encoding tape measure protein, with protein sequence MAGQFRASIIIDLMGNIAQRSRQFSGNISSMARSSQTAMNGLRNSVASVSNSIDRLGSSATRTFGMLTAGGATIAGLGYTANKLFISIASTRENQRIALNSLYKGNQQHASEMMQWAIQNAKDSTWGLTGVMQELVSSKSFGMSDKETTNFITMLQDQGALKGWDLNAAQGASLQLKQMFSRQQITAADANLLTGYGINVYQILADKWNKDVKEVRKAGEKGNLGLKSIIQLFQALSEESKGAQKTAMNSWTGLTAQMGDVWEDFADKLMNKGPFDILKGRVKGVLDWYGQLSKPGANGVSGVDQLTDELAANFQTAFDTISSAAQETWRYLKMGKDALSWVDDNIVSLKTMAKVIGGIWLANKALRMGGAIVRPTWQVATSPYRAYRWMRGRNQPGAGGPGMPPIMSNPQLIQQVFVTNWPASFGGGGDVYAGNGKRKRGPGRGRGTSVPVVPSPAAAPAAKAGLFSRIFSGAGSMLAGAGSAIKGAGSWVANSAIGRVAAKGASALGWLGRGAGRMFSRFGGPLMAGAMMVPTLMDENATAEDKGSAMGSTAGAWGGGALGSLLGPAGTVVGATLGGVLGDYLGGWLGNVYEKFAGNDSSGQQQTPPPEQKVSAQAQLKIQLADGLQITSTNIQEDGMGMNVWTGQNLYPY encoded by the coding sequence ATGGCTGGGCAATTTCGCGCCTCAATCATTATTGATTTAATGGGCAATATTGCCCAGCGTTCCCGCCAGTTCTCCGGGAACATCTCCTCAATGGCTCGCAGCAGCCAGACGGCGATGAACGGTCTGCGCAATTCCGTCGCCAGTGTTTCAAACTCCATTGACCGCCTCGGTTCCTCGGCAACCCGCACGTTCGGCATGCTTACTGCTGGCGGTGCGACGATAGCCGGCCTCGGTTACACAGCCAATAAGCTATTCATCAGCATCGCGTCCACGCGAGAAAACCAACGTATCGCGCTCAACTCTCTCTACAAAGGCAACCAGCAGCATGCGTCAGAAATGATGCAATGGGCCATTCAGAACGCCAAAGACTCCACGTGGGGTCTGACTGGTGTTATGCAGGAACTGGTCAGCAGTAAATCGTTCGGTATGTCGGATAAAGAGACCACTAACTTTATCACCATGCTGCAAGACCAAGGGGCACTCAAGGGCTGGGATTTAAATGCAGCGCAAGGGGCATCTCTCCAGCTCAAACAGATGTTTTCTCGCCAGCAGATTACGGCAGCTGATGCCAACTTGCTAACAGGCTACGGTATCAACGTTTATCAGATTCTTGCAGATAAATGGAATAAAGATGTCAAGGAAGTCCGCAAGGCTGGTGAAAAAGGCAATCTAGGTCTGAAGTCTATTATTCAACTGTTTCAGGCTTTAAGTGAGGAATCGAAAGGGGCCCAGAAAACAGCGATGAACAGCTGGACGGGGCTGACCGCGCAGATGGGCGATGTGTGGGAAGACTTCGCCGATAAACTGATGAATAAAGGGCCTTTCGACATACTTAAAGGCCGTGTTAAAGGTGTGCTCGACTGGTATGGCCAACTGAGTAAACCTGGAGCAAACGGTGTAAGTGGTGTTGACCAGCTAACCGATGAGTTAGCCGCTAATTTCCAGACGGCTTTTGATACGATCAGCAGCGCCGCTCAGGAGACCTGGCGTTACCTGAAAATGGGTAAAGATGCCCTCAGTTGGGTGGATGACAATATTGTCAGCCTGAAAACGATGGCCAAGGTTATTGGTGGTATCTGGCTGGCGAACAAGGCGCTACGGATGGGCGGCGCTATCGTTCGTCCAACCTGGCAGGTTGCTACCTCACCATACCGTGCCTATCGGTGGATGCGCGGCCGAAACCAGCCAGGTGCGGGCGGGCCGGGTATGCCACCTATCATGAGCAATCCGCAGCTCATCCAGCAGGTCTTTGTCACCAACTGGCCAGCGTCGTTCGGCGGTGGTGGCGACGTCTATGCGGGTAATGGTAAACGCAAGCGTGGGCCGGGACGTGGTCGTGGCACCAGTGTCCCGGTTGTTCCATCACCTGCAGCAGCTCCTGCCGCAAAAGCGGGGCTGTTTTCCCGCATCTTCAGCGGCGCTGGCTCGATGCTTGCCGGCGCAGGCTCAGCCATCAAAGGTGCTGGTAGCTGGGTGGCCAACAGTGCCATTGGTCGTGTGGCTGCAAAAGGTGCCAGTGCGCTGGGCTGGCTTGGGCGCGGCGCAGGCCGTATGTTCTCCCGCTTTGGTGGGCCGTTGATGGCTGGCGCAATGATGGTGCCAACGTTGATGGATGAAAACGCGACGGCTGAAGATAAAGGCTCTGCTATGGGCAGCACAGCCGGCGCATGGGGTGGCGGCGCACTGGGCTCGTTGCTCGGCCCGGCGGGTACTGTTGTCGGTGCCACTCTCGGTGGTGTTCTTGGGGATTATCTGGGCGGATGGCTGGGGAATGTTTACGAGAAATTTGCCGGGAACGACAGCAGCGGCCAGCAGCAGACCCCGCCACCAGAACAGAAAGTCAGTGCTCAGGCACAGCTGAAAATCCAGCTGGCTGACGGCCTGCAGATCACCAGCACCAATATTCAGGAAGACGGCATGGGCATGAACGTCTGGACTGGTCAGAACCTTTACCCTTATTAA
- a CDS encoding DNA circularization protein, translated as MFESTVASINSARDSMGLKNKSADGAGSFRNVPFLIYREQRQTGGRRIVKREYPLRDKGGAIDLGRKLHEFSFTACLLGKDVENQKDNLIEALDAAGAGELSHPEFGTLQVLVETWECRHSADDLNYYEFTITVYPAAEDNAPEPSADTAAAVSAKKDSLFGSLGDTMSEAWQTVQEATDGAAAVADAISGVFEDISGVIENAGVMGSVNGLLSAITKVKGSATAMVNAPALLAANLLGAFSGLSDVTDSGSAFQAWERLGVNLKRRQSGTTTAHLDQAAASNINTLYYVATVATQTSQAEAASAVLTDALATDDGLSRTPELTTTTPVSSVSTPSATQQDSAAGITRSDSTSVASENSPASFPLFESQADIERVTSELGQMLDDSTIAASDAGFTASSLELATFRLVVINDLRTRGIHLANVRNVTLNQTEPALVALYRETGDSLYWQRFGRRNSVPNPLLMPGGVSLEILDG; from the coding sequence ATGTTTGAAAGCACTGTAGCCAGCATTAACAGCGCCCGTGATTCGATGGGGCTTAAAAACAAAAGCGCAGACGGTGCGGGTTCGTTCCGTAACGTGCCATTCCTGATTTATCGTGAGCAACGCCAGACAGGTGGACGTCGAATCGTGAAACGTGAGTACCCGCTGCGTGATAAGGGTGGCGCGATTGATCTTGGGCGAAAACTGCATGAGTTCTCTTTCACTGCCTGCTTGCTGGGGAAAGACGTTGAAAACCAGAAAGACAACCTGATTGAGGCGCTCGATGCCGCTGGCGCAGGTGAACTCAGTCATCCTGAGTTTGGCACGTTGCAGGTTCTGGTCGAAACATGGGAGTGCAGGCATTCTGCCGATGACCTGAATTATTACGAATTTACGATCACCGTCTATCCGGCAGCCGAGGACAATGCGCCTGAGCCGTCTGCAGATACGGCAGCAGCTGTCAGCGCGAAAAAAGACAGTCTGTTTGGCTCTCTAGGCGATACGATGAGTGAGGCGTGGCAAACCGTTCAGGAAGCAACTGATGGCGCAGCTGCTGTGGCCGATGCTATTAGCGGTGTGTTTGAAGATATCTCCGGTGTGATTGAAAACGCTGGCGTGATGGGTAGCGTTAATGGTCTGCTTTCGGCGATCACGAAGGTAAAAGGCTCGGCGACAGCGATGGTCAATGCGCCAGCACTACTGGCCGCGAACCTTCTGGGGGCATTCTCCGGGCTGTCTGATGTGACCGATTCCGGTTCAGCATTCCAGGCGTGGGAGCGTCTGGGGGTGAATCTGAAGCGCCGGCAGTCCGGCACGACTACCGCCCATCTTGATCAGGCCGCTGCGTCCAACATTAATACACTGTATTATGTTGCGACCGTCGCCACACAGACCAGCCAGGCTGAAGCGGCATCTGCCGTTCTGACTGATGCACTGGCCACTGATGATGGACTCTCCCGCACTCCAGAACTGACGACCACGACGCCAGTCAGCTCTGTCTCCACACCTTCAGCAACTCAGCAGGACTCAGCCGCCGGAATCACCCGGAGCGATTCAACTTCTGTAGCCTCAGAGAACAGTCCGGCATCGTTTCCACTCTTTGAAAGCCAGGCTGATATCGAACGGGTTACCAGTGAACTGGGCCAGATGCTGGATGACAGCACCATTGCTGCTTCTGATGCCGGATTTACGGCCAGCAGCCTTGAACTGGCCACGTTTCGTCTTGTGGTGATTAACGATTTGCGTACTCGCGGTATTCATCTGGCGAATGTACGCAACGTCACCCTAAATCAGACGGAGCCGGCACTGGTTGCCCTGTATCGCGAAACTGGTGACAGCCTTTACTGGCAGCGTTTTGGTCGCCGAAACAGTGTACCCAATCCGCTCCTGATGCCAGGGGGCGTTTCTCTGGAGATCCTTGATGGCTGA
- a CDS encoding phage baseplate assembly protein — translation MMADVELRTAGKIFAGWTTININRSIESLSGYFELGVNVQPETDLSSLSPGQPFTLTINGQTVITGYLDGRRRNMTADSMSITISGRDKTADLIDCAAIYQGRQWKGRTLEQIARDLCGPYKVTVRWELTDSESSAPFPSFTLDYSETVYEALGRASRARGVLMTSNAAGELVFTRADETQTDKLILGENLIEMEFEEDDRDRFSDYIVAGHGRASGKVGDDQSAKNIASQKAEVKDSDITRYRPTIILADSKTDSKGASGRATREMRRRLAKSRTFEAKVDGWLRRDGSLWMPNLLVDIDASRFSITTGPLLVSKVVLALDDRTGIMTTLTLTPRDGWLVPIEPDSKTKKSRKSEDKSGVDALAEEYYRKHPEKRP, via the coding sequence TTGATGGCTGACGTCGAATTACGCACCGCAGGAAAGATTTTCGCCGGGTGGACGACCATCAATATTAACCGCTCCATCGAATCACTCTCCGGCTATTTCGAACTCGGTGTCAACGTTCAGCCAGAAACCGATTTATCATCACTTTCTCCGGGTCAGCCTTTTACCCTCACCATTAATGGCCAGACGGTCATTACCGGTTATCTCGATGGCCGTCGTCGCAACATGACGGCCGACTCTATGTCCATCACCATCTCCGGCCGGGATAAAACTGCTGACCTGATTGACTGCGCGGCTATCTATCAGGGCCGCCAGTGGAAGGGGCGCACGCTTGAGCAGATTGCGCGTGACCTGTGCGGCCCGTATAAGGTGACCGTCCGCTGGGAACTGACCGACAGTGAATCCTCAGCGCCGTTCCCGTCCTTCACACTCGATTATTCAGAAACCGTCTATGAGGCGCTGGGGCGTGCCAGCCGCGCCCGTGGTGTGCTGATGACCAGCAATGCCGCTGGTGAGCTGGTTTTCACCCGCGCGGATGAAACCCAGACCGATAAGCTGATCCTCGGTGAGAACCTGATTGAGATGGAGTTTGAAGAAGACGATCGTGACCGCTTCAGTGATTACATTGTCGCTGGCCACGGCCGCGCCAGCGGTAAAGTCGGTGACGACCAGAGCGCAAAAAACATCGCCAGTCAGAAAGCTGAGGTGAAAGACTCCGATATCACGCGCTACCGCCCGACGATCATCCTTGCTGACAGCAAAACGGATTCCAAAGGTGCCAGCGGCCGCGCGACACGTGAAATGCGTCGTCGCCTGGCTAAATCACGCACCTTCGAGGCGAAAGTAGACGGCTGGCTGCGCCGCGATGGTTCGCTGTGGATGCCTAACCTGCTGGTCGATATCGATGCATCCCGCTTCAGTATCACTACGGGACCGCTTCTGGTCAGCAAAGTCGTACTGGCGCTGGATGATCGCACCGGCATCATGACCACGCTGACGCTTACCCCGCGCGATGGCTGGCTGGTACCAATTGAGCCGGACAGTAAAACGAAAAAATCCCGTAAAAGCGAAGATAAGAGCGGCGTGGATGCGCTGGCTGAAGAGTATTACCGCAAGCACCCGGAGAAGCGCCCATGA